A window from Aliamphritea hakodatensis encodes these proteins:
- a CDS encoding bifunctional diguanylate cyclase/phosphodiesterase produces MQTKSEQLKVSDEIFQGWQQTVNIIAELASIPAALIMRISHDSIQVFATSESSNNPYGRGMTEPLGQGLYCETVVADQSQLLIPNALVNHDWKQNPDIALGMISYCGLPLNWPDGSPFGTICMLDNKENCYTPQALSLLDRFRETIETDLRIIFEKHSFELANLQLEARITERTQELEALNLKLSKEIDRRNASEHTLQYNQQYDALTGLAKRSALMHSLEAQLEQLNPTRSGIAVLYLSLTNFKSINNSYGHVIGDRVLRELARRIQSTLEHHQFAARIIGDEFVIVSQPQKPGQTVCQDLKEQALALAHKISKLSQNVYNIHGHSITVSASIGIAMAPHDGLEAAALIQKASAAMAASKEDKLSYGFFSEATEALINQRYLLETHLADALENDELMLHYQPLICTKTGVTVGAEALLRWFSPVLGNVRPDQFIHVAEQTGQIMQIGSFVLRSAIRQASRWHKQYPADFRIAVNISPIQFKDDQFAGYLAELLDCYQLPAQYLEVEITEGVLIEDEHRAVKTIRTIQELGVRTSLDDFGTGYSSLSYLKKYSFDTLKIDRSFIANIVDNKQDQKLARGIISIARSLDLQVVAEGIETAEQNRFISQEGCDYGQGYYYGKPVPGDVFAIRYLKDNHTKQQAIQICAMQNSLTNNKVAG; encoded by the coding sequence ATGCAAACAAAAAGTGAACAACTGAAGGTATCTGATGAGATCTTTCAGGGATGGCAGCAGACCGTAAATATTATTGCCGAACTGGCCAGTATTCCGGCGGCGCTGATTATGCGGATCAGCCACGACAGCATTCAGGTCTTTGCCACCAGCGAATCCAGCAATAACCCTTATGGCCGCGGCATGACTGAGCCTCTGGGTCAGGGCCTGTATTGCGAAACAGTGGTCGCCGACCAATCGCAGTTGCTGATCCCCAACGCGCTAGTGAACCATGACTGGAAGCAAAACCCGGACATCGCCCTGGGGATGATTTCGTATTGTGGCCTGCCGCTAAACTGGCCGGACGGGTCCCCCTTCGGCACCATCTGTATGCTCGACAATAAAGAGAACTGCTATACCCCGCAGGCGCTCAGCCTGCTGGATCGCTTTCGTGAAACCATTGAAACGGATTTGCGGATTATTTTCGAAAAACACAGTTTCGAGCTGGCAAACCTGCAACTTGAGGCACGCATTACTGAACGCACACAGGAGCTGGAAGCGCTGAACCTGAAGCTCAGTAAAGAAATTGACCGGCGCAATGCCAGTGAGCACACCCTGCAATACAACCAGCAGTATGACGCCCTCACCGGCCTGGCTAAACGCAGCGCACTGATGCACAGCCTGGAAGCCCAGCTGGAACAGCTTAACCCGACTCGCTCAGGCATCGCGGTGTTATATCTCAGCCTGACGAATTTCAAATCCATTAACAACAGTTATGGTCACGTCATTGGCGATAGGGTTCTGCGCGAGCTGGCCCGGCGTATCCAGAGCACGCTTGAACATCACCAGTTTGCAGCCCGCATCATCGGTGATGAGTTTGTCATCGTCAGCCAGCCACAGAAACCCGGGCAAACCGTCTGTCAGGATTTAAAGGAACAGGCACTGGCGCTGGCACATAAGATCAGCAAGCTCAGCCAGAACGTTTATAACATCCACGGCCATTCGATAACCGTCAGTGCCAGTATCGGGATCGCAATGGCACCCCATGATGGCCTGGAAGCAGCGGCGCTGATCCAGAAAGCCAGTGCAGCAATGGCAGCCAGTAAGGAAGATAAACTTAGCTACGGCTTCTTCAGCGAGGCAACCGAAGCACTGATAAATCAGCGCTACCTGCTGGAAACCCATCTGGCTGATGCGCTGGAAAACGATGAACTGATGCTTCACTACCAGCCACTGATCTGCACCAAAACAGGCGTAACCGTTGGCGCTGAAGCCCTGCTTCGCTGGTTCAGCCCGGTGCTGGGTAATGTCCGGCCCGACCAGTTTATCCATGTGGCCGAACAGACCGGACAGATTATGCAGATCGGCAGCTTTGTCCTGCGCAGTGCCATCCGGCAGGCCAGCCGCTGGCATAAACAGTATCCGGCCGATTTCCGTATCGCCGTTAACATTTCACCCATCCAGTTTAAAGACGATCAGTTCGCCGGTTACCTTGCAGAATTACTCGACTGCTATCAGCTTCCTGCGCAATACCTCGAAGTTGAAATAACCGAAGGCGTACTGATTGAAGATGAACACCGGGCGGTTAAAACCATCCGTACCATTCAGGAACTGGGGGTGCGTACCTCTCTGGATGATTTCGGTACCGGCTATTCATCGCTGAGCTATCTGAAAAAATATTCTTTTGACACCCTAAAGATAGACCGCAGTTTCATTGCCAATATCGTAGACAATAAGCAGGATCAGAAGCTGGCACGGGGCATTATTTCAATCGCCCGCAGCCTGGATCTGCAGGTAGTGGCCGAAGGTATAGAAACCGCCGAACAGAACCGCTTCATCAGCCAGGAAGGCTGCGACTACGGTCAGGGATACTATTACGGTAAACCGGTTCCCGGCGACGTATTTGCAATCCGCTATCTGAAAGACAATCATACAAAACAGCAGGCGATACAGATCTGTGCCATGCAGAACAGCCTGACGAATAACAAAGTTGCTGGTTAA
- a CDS encoding CHASE2 domain-containing protein, producing MIKGFSVGQRLVRSGLGILLTLLMLVPLIQDSRPVLLERFESDLYDLRLRQFLADDQDPRIVIVDIDEASLAEQGRWPWGRATLAKLLNKLFDEYGVAIVGFDMLFAEADRNVPFEALQQWLDSRPATAGSELSTQLDSLNPDRQFAAALEDRPVVLGYVFDRSTQQLQVGDPGSPVVGAGQLQGIPVPRASGVVASLDAFQATGIRNGFIDNPRVDADGVYRRVPLLQEYQSQYYPSLALAMILALFEEDQVIPVTESDGSDSVLVAVDAAGISIPVDNGGAVLVPYRGRQGSFPYVSATDVINGRASADVLEGAIVLVGTSAAGLLDLRVTPVGSRYAGVEVHANIIAGILDEQINHRPDYTLGVELLQVLLSGLLLSLLIPRTSVLVSGLLALVWVGMLSGFNLYAWQALQWVIPLGYSLFLVVLLYLFLQITGYFFETRNIRKLEGQFGQYIPPEVVAELSAQGDAVQLSGESREMTVFFSDIRDFTSLSEQLSPQQLTRMMNIYLTSMTAKIHQRRGTVDKYIGDAVMAFWGAPLEDASHARHSLQAAMDMLAVLPELNRQLVAEGLPEVSVGMGINTGQMNVGNMGSSFRMAYTVMGDAVNLASRLEGLTKFYNCPLLVSDETANSVPEYGFRYIDRVRVKGRFEPVDLYQPVGKRSELTPVQLTGIDDFSAGVRTYQQQRWDEADAAFRRYLRSDKDDYCAQMYLLRIAESREAGQQPWDGIYCHRQK from the coding sequence GTGATTAAGGGATTCAGTGTCGGCCAGCGGCTGGTGCGCAGCGGTCTGGGGATCTTACTTACCCTGTTGATGCTGGTGCCGCTGATTCAGGATAGCCGCCCGGTCTTGCTGGAGCGCTTTGAATCGGATCTGTACGACCTGAGGTTACGGCAGTTTCTGGCGGATGATCAGGACCCGCGCATCGTCATTGTAGACATTGATGAAGCCAGCCTGGCTGAACAGGGGCGCTGGCCCTGGGGCCGGGCGACACTGGCGAAGCTGTTAAATAAGCTGTTTGATGAATACGGGGTGGCGATTGTCGGTTTCGATATGTTGTTTGCTGAAGCCGACCGTAATGTGCCGTTTGAAGCGTTGCAGCAGTGGCTCGATAGCCGGCCGGCAACTGCGGGCAGCGAACTCAGCACCCAGCTGGACAGCCTGAATCCGGACCGGCAGTTTGCCGCTGCACTGGAAGACCGGCCAGTAGTGCTGGGCTATGTGTTTGATCGCAGCACACAGCAGCTGCAAGTGGGAGATCCGGGTAGCCCGGTGGTGGGTGCCGGCCAGTTGCAAGGCATTCCGGTACCCCGTGCCAGTGGTGTGGTGGCCAGTCTGGATGCGTTTCAGGCCACGGGTATCCGCAATGGCTTTATTGATAACCCCCGGGTAGATGCCGACGGGGTATACCGCCGGGTGCCGTTGTTGCAGGAATACCAGTCGCAGTACTATCCGTCTCTCGCGCTGGCTATGATTCTCGCCCTGTTTGAAGAAGATCAGGTAATACCGGTAACAGAAAGTGACGGGAGCGATTCTGTGTTGGTGGCGGTGGATGCCGCGGGGATCAGCATTCCGGTAGATAACGGTGGTGCTGTGCTGGTGCCGTACCGGGGCCGGCAGGGAAGTTTCCCTTACGTATCGGCGACGGATGTTATCAACGGCCGCGCCAGTGCTGATGTACTGGAAGGAGCCATCGTGCTGGTGGGAACCAGTGCCGCCGGGCTGCTGGATTTACGGGTCACGCCTGTCGGCAGCCGTTATGCCGGTGTTGAGGTACATGCCAATATCATTGCCGGCATTCTGGATGAGCAGATCAACCACCGGCCAGATTACACCTTAGGCGTTGAGTTGCTGCAGGTATTGCTCAGCGGTTTACTGCTCTCGTTGCTGATTCCCCGTACGTCTGTGCTGGTTTCAGGCTTGCTGGCCCTGGTCTGGGTGGGCATGTTAAGCGGGTTTAATCTGTATGCCTGGCAGGCATTACAGTGGGTGATACCCCTGGGCTATAGCCTGTTTCTGGTGGTGTTGCTGTATCTGTTTTTACAGATCACGGGCTATTTCTTTGAAACCCGGAATATCCGCAAGCTGGAAGGTCAGTTCGGCCAGTATATTCCGCCGGAAGTGGTGGCCGAGCTGAGTGCGCAGGGTGATGCGGTACAGCTATCCGGTGAAAGCCGGGAGATGACCGTGTTTTTCTCGGATATCCGCGATTTTACCAGCCTTTCGGAACAGCTATCGCCCCAGCAGCTGACCCGGATGATGAATATATACCTGACCTCCATGACCGCAAAAATTCACCAGCGGCGCGGTACCGTTGATAAATACATCGGTGATGCGGTGATGGCCTTCTGGGGTGCGCCTCTGGAGGATGCTTCCCATGCACGGCACAGCCTGCAGGCGGCGATGGACATGCTGGCCGTGCTGCCGGAGCTGAACCGGCAACTGGTGGCAGAAGGTTTGCCGGAAGTCTCTGTGGGCATGGGCATTAACACCGGACAGATGAATGTCGGGAACATGGGCTCCAGTTTCCGGATGGCCTATACCGTCATGGGGGATGCGGTGAATCTGGCGTCCCGGCTGGAAGGGCTGACGAAGTTTTATAACTGCCCGCTGTTAGTCAGTGATGAAACCGCTAACAGCGTGCCTGAGTACGGTTTTCGTTATATCGACCGGGTCAGGGTAAAAGGCCGTTTTGAGCCGGTGGATCTGTACCAGCCGGTGGGCAAGCGTTCAGAGCTGACGCCGGTGCAACTGACCGGCATTGATGACTTTTCTGCCGGGGTGCGGACGTATCAGCAACAGCGCTGGGACGAGGCCGACGCCGCTTTCCGCCGGTATCTGCGGTCTGATAAGGATGATTACTGTGCACAGATGTATTTACTGCGCATCGCCGAAAGCCGTGAAGCCGGCCAGCAGCCGTGGGACGGGATTTACTGCCACCGGCAAAAATAG
- a CDS encoding carbohydrate ABC transporter permease, protein MRQRIGLLGLGFMTPALVMVLVFFLIPVVMTAVFGFTNMGTATGISGGEYLLTPKIVKQLEIRGEFDKQSLTALSSNRYQVTEEGLTRAAGAGLKSAYIQGLRDTLLGREYHSKRDFERALKKVKDRPRKVRELKKSAEYFSQSILNRRYLTENEFKTAVTETGIQLSATELEQVLSASYTGWIWTTDNFTSMFSKPDTWVVAFNTLVYVLLVLAFNIGFGLFLALTTFYLPSGQSAFFRAVWLLPRISPPVLYVLLWKWLTWDTGFISTVLGWFGVPAFNYMLGSVGSAWAVVVLINGFVGASLGMILFSSAIQAIPKSILYASEVDGANRWQQVRYIILPQLRWPILFTTSYTTLSLLTSFEYILLSTEGGPGNTTNVWALEAYFTALNNYAGNLQYGYGAAMALVLVTIGILVSLLYLRLFKFDELVARPKIEN, encoded by the coding sequence ATGCGCCAACGCATTGGCCTGCTGGGTCTGGGCTTTATGACGCCCGCGCTGGTAATGGTTCTGGTGTTTTTTCTGATACCCGTGGTGATGACCGCCGTCTTCGGTTTTACCAATATGGGAACCGCGACCGGCATTTCCGGCGGCGAATATCTGTTAACACCCAAAATCGTTAAGCAGCTGGAAATCCGTGGAGAGTTTGATAAGCAGTCTCTTACGGCTCTGAGCAGTAACCGTTATCAGGTTACCGAAGAGGGATTGACCAGGGCCGCCGGTGCCGGTCTGAAATCTGCCTATATTCAGGGGCTCCGTGACACCTTGCTGGGCCGTGAATATCACAGTAAGCGGGATTTTGAGCGGGCCCTTAAAAAAGTAAAAGACCGTCCCCGCAAGGTACGCGAGCTTAAAAAGTCTGCTGAATATTTCAGCCAGTCGATACTGAACCGCCGTTACCTGACAGAAAACGAATTTAAAACAGCCGTTACTGAAACAGGTATACAGCTGAGCGCAACTGAACTTGAACAGGTGCTGAGTGCCAGTTATACCGGCTGGATCTGGACCACAGACAACTTTACCAGCATGTTCAGCAAACCGGACACCTGGGTGGTGGCGTTCAATACGCTGGTTTACGTGTTACTGGTGCTGGCATTTAATATTGGCTTTGGCCTGTTTCTGGCCCTGACAACCTTCTATCTGCCATCCGGTCAGTCGGCGTTTTTCCGGGCTGTGTGGCTGTTACCACGGATTTCGCCGCCGGTACTCTATGTGCTGCTGTGGAAGTGGCTCACCTGGGATACCGGTTTTATTTCCACGGTGCTGGGCTGGTTTGGGGTGCCTGCGTTCAACTACATGCTGGGGTCGGTGGGCAGTGCCTGGGCCGTGGTGGTGCTGATCAACGGGTTCGTGGGTGCGTCACTGGGTATGATCCTGTTCTCCAGTGCTATCCAGGCCATTCCTAAATCTATCCTTTATGCCAGTGAAGTAGACGGTGCGAACCGCTGGCAGCAGGTACGTTACATCATCCTGCCGCAGTTACGCTGGCCGATACTGTTCACTACCAGTTATACGACCCTGTCGTTACTGACATCCTTTGAATACATCCTGCTGTCGACGGAAGGCGGCCCGGGGAATACCACCAATGTGTGGGCGCTGGAAGCCTACTTTACCGCGCTGAATAACTACGCCGGTAACCTGCAGTACGGTTATGGGGCGGCGATGGCGCTGGTGCTGGTTACCATTGGGATACTGGTGTCGCTGCTGTACCTGCGGCTGTTTAAATTTGATGAGCTGGTTGCCCGGCCGAAAATTGAGAATTGA
- a CDS encoding ABC transporter substrate-binding protein, with protein MVTKKLALGLRAGAVALAVSVATAAMAKDVTISVWAGGSNQADSYRTEAIEIAADILEREAKIQGEELNITVEGKLFNDGWENFKQAVTLAGESGTAPNIIVTSHADIAPWSQAGLIRPIEDYIDQDAWPVNQVYDNLIEIASYNGQLWGMPQDAESRPFFFWRPHMKAIGYSDAEIDALPEKVKSGEYTLYNVIEDAKKIQDKGLVEKGKGFSPRVSNGPDYWQFYQSFGGQLKDAQTGQLIFDKQAMTEMYQFFVDAAEMGVTSKTHLGADWNQWYSEVANGKAATWHGGTWHYKRYTGKEGLDDFFGNIQFTLIPSGNDKGRANTITHPLVYLISNTGTDDDAAIAAQLIAIASEPRLNSLHAIKSAHLGIGSEQANVDLYANDQWATEATERLLVNANAMPNHTEFGQYWQIMFKGLESAWTGQKSVADAVSGVESELASALGDNIQIR; from the coding sequence ATGGTTACGAAAAAACTGGCACTGGGCCTCAGGGCAGGCGCGGTGGCACTGGCAGTATCAGTGGCGACGGCTGCCATGGCTAAAGATGTCACCATCAGCGTGTGGGCCGGCGGCTCGAATCAGGCTGATTCATACCGTACAGAGGCGATTGAGATCGCCGCAGATATTCTGGAACGGGAAGCAAAAATTCAGGGCGAAGAACTGAATATTACCGTTGAAGGCAAGCTGTTTAACGATGGCTGGGAAAACTTCAAACAGGCGGTGACTCTGGCGGGCGAATCCGGCACTGCGCCGAATATCATTGTAACGTCCCATGCGGACATTGCGCCCTGGTCGCAGGCGGGTCTGATCCGGCCGATTGAAGATTATATCGACCAGGATGCCTGGCCGGTTAATCAGGTATATGACAACCTGATTGAAATCGCGTCTTATAACGGCCAATTGTGGGGCATGCCTCAGGATGCTGAATCCCGGCCATTCTTTTTCTGGCGTCCGCACATGAAAGCAATCGGCTACAGTGATGCCGAAATCGATGCCCTACCTGAAAAGGTAAAGAGCGGTGAATACACTCTGTATAACGTCATTGAAGATGCCAAAAAGATTCAGGACAAAGGCCTGGTCGAAAAGGGTAAGGGCTTTTCACCACGGGTTTCAAACGGCCCGGATTACTGGCAGTTTTACCAGAGCTTCGGCGGTCAGCTGAAAGATGCCCAGACCGGTCAGCTGATTTTTGACAAGCAGGCCATGACGGAGATGTATCAGTTCTTCGTTGATGCTGCTGAAATGGGGGTAACCTCCAAAACCCATCTGGGTGCCGACTGGAACCAGTGGTATTCCGAAGTGGCTAACGGCAAGGCGGCAACCTGGCACGGTGGCACCTGGCACTATAAGCGCTATACCGGTAAGGAAGGGCTGGATGATTTCTTTGGCAATATCCAGTTTACCCTGATCCCGAGCGGTAACGATAAAGGCCGCGCCAATACGATAACCCATCCGCTGGTGTATCTGATTTCCAATACTGGCACCGATGATGATGCCGCCATTGCTGCCCAGTTAATTGCCATAGCATCAGAACCCCGTCTTAACTCGCTGCACGCCATCAAATCTGCCCACCTGGGCATTGGTTCAGAGCAGGCGAATGTTGATCTCTATGCGAACGATCAGTGGGCCACTGAGGCCACCGAACGGCTCCTGGTGAATGCCAATGCAATGCCGAATCACACTGAGTTTGGTCAGTACTGGCAGATCATGTTCAAAGGGCTTGAGTCCGCCTGGACCGGCCAGAAGAGCGTTGCCGATGCCGTCAGCGGTGTTGAATCTGAACTGGCGTCTGCCCTGGGTGACAACATTCAGATCCGCTAA
- a CDS encoding HD domain-containing phosphohydrolase — protein sequence MSHLSTQEIIGHLADLTGALTSETDHVRLLDRIILGCMSLTNADGGTLYTIDEHSDNDLNIAILHNRSLGIHGKPSNFPTIEIYNSRQQASKLVAVQTFVSKQTINIPDAYSCTEYDFSGTRNFDKQLSYHSKSFLCVPLNDHENVTIGVLQLINALDEDGNIIEFDQTHLELVQSLASLAATVLTKRRLINAQRELFESFIKLIGRAIDHKSPVTGKHCEQVPEIAMLLADAINSSQQGSFADTHFSEQELYELRIAAWLHDCGKITTPEYIIDKATKLHTMFDRIELISSRFKIYRQHLRLSFLQQTAEFSDQNTAQQQALDQQLAQLSDDLAFLRSANTGKEFISEADQLRIKAIGELRWEDEDGIHCLLTEDEISNLCISRGTLTEDERQVMRDHIKVSIDMLESLKYPRQLAEVPEIACSHHEHMNGSGYPRGLTGDQLSLRARIMCIADVFEALTSPDRPYKKGMLLSKAMNILGHMVQDGHLDPQLFKLFVESGTYRAYAEKHMSPRQIDDFDISALPGLNG from the coding sequence ATGAGCCATCTTTCGACCCAGGAAATTATCGGACACTTAGCAGACCTGACCGGTGCCCTGACCTCAGAAACTGACCATGTGCGTCTGCTGGACCGTATTATTCTTGGCTGCATGAGCCTCACCAATGCCGACGGTGGTACCCTTTATACCATTGACGAGCACAGTGATAATGACCTGAACATTGCCATTCTGCATAACCGTTCCCTGGGCATTCACGGTAAACCGAGCAACTTCCCCACCATCGAAATTTACAATTCCCGCCAGCAGGCGTCGAAGCTGGTTGCCGTACAGACCTTTGTGTCCAAACAGACCATCAATATTCCGGATGCCTACAGCTGTACTGAATATGATTTTTCCGGCACCCGTAATTTTGACAAACAGCTGAGCTATCACTCAAAGTCGTTCCTGTGTGTCCCGCTGAATGACCATGAGAACGTCACCATCGGTGTTTTGCAACTGATCAATGCCCTGGATGAAGATGGCAACATCATTGAATTCGATCAGACCCACCTTGAACTGGTTCAGTCCCTTGCCTCACTGGCAGCAACGGTGCTGACCAAACGGCGTCTGATCAATGCCCAGCGGGAATTATTCGAATCCTTTATTAAACTGATTGGCCGGGCCATTGACCATAAGTCTCCGGTGACGGGCAAACACTGCGAACAGGTGCCGGAAATCGCCATGCTGCTGGCCGATGCGATTAACAGCAGCCAACAGGGATCATTTGCAGATACACACTTCAGCGAGCAAGAACTGTACGAACTACGGATTGCTGCCTGGCTCCACGATTGTGGCAAAATCACCACGCCTGAATACATCATCGACAAAGCCACCAAGCTGCACACCATGTTCGACAGGATCGAGCTGATCAGCAGCCGGTTTAAAATCTACCGGCAACACTTGCGCCTCAGTTTCCTGCAGCAAACCGCTGAATTTTCTGATCAGAACACCGCCCAGCAGCAAGCACTGGATCAGCAGTTGGCGCAACTCAGTGATGATCTGGCGTTTCTGCGCTCAGCGAATACCGGTAAAGAATTCATATCTGAAGCTGACCAGCTGCGGATTAAAGCAATCGGCGAACTTCGCTGGGAAGATGAAGACGGCATACACTGCCTGCTGACTGAAGACGAGATCAGTAACCTGTGTATCAGCCGCGGCACACTGACGGAAGATGAACGTCAGGTAATGCGTGATCACATCAAGGTCTCCATCGACATGCTGGAGTCCCTCAAATACCCGCGGCAGCTGGCTGAAGTGCCGGAAATCGCCTGCAGCCACCATGAACACATGAATGGTAGCGGGTACCCCCGTGGCCTGACCGGTGACCAGTTGTCATTAAGGGCCCGGATCATGTGCATTGCCGACGTGTTTGAAGCTCTCACCTCACCGGACCGCCCCTATAAGAAAGGCATGTTGCTTTCCAAAGCGATGAACATCCTCGGCCATATGGTTCAGGACGGTCATCTTGATCCGCAGCTGTTTAAACTCTTTGTTGAAAGCGGTACTTACAGAGCCTATGCCGAAAAGCATATGTCGCCCCGGCAAATCGATGATTTTGATATCAGCGCACTGCCGGGTCTGAACGGTTAA
- a CDS encoding ABC transporter ATP-binding protein: MRILLDNFTKKFDDVTVINNMNLEVRDGEMMALLGPSGCGKSTTLFSICGIYQCNGGRILFGERDVSHVTSQHRNVGVVFQNYALYPHMSIFDNIAFPLMVKKMPAEQIKKEVHKIAELVHIGNLLERKPSQLSGGQQQRVALSRALVRKPDVLLLDEPLANLDAKLRLEMRSEIRRIQQETGITAILVTHDQVEAMSMCDRIALMDHGKILQVTTPNDMYHNPQTDFVAGFLGNPPIAFLDGTIANGQIRLKDSAIHLPMPSRVPAQPDGKIVRLGVRPEYFGNEAGIELQGEVSFVETQGRENLYDVRLGNGAVLRSIQPVRANAALGDSVSWPLNTEQVLIFDEQGQRVA, translated from the coding sequence ATGCGTATCCTGCTAGATAATTTCACCAAGAAGTTTGATGACGTAACTGTCATCAATAACATGAATCTGGAAGTCCGCGATGGCGAAATGATGGCGCTGCTGGGGCCTTCCGGCTGTGGCAAGTCCACCACACTGTTTTCCATTTGCGGGATCTATCAGTGCAACGGCGGCCGTATTCTGTTCGGCGAACGGGATGTGTCCCACGTGACTTCCCAGCACCGTAATGTCGGCGTTGTGTTTCAGAACTACGCGCTGTATCCGCACATGTCGATTTTCGACAACATCGCCTTTCCGCTGATGGTTAAGAAAATGCCGGCGGAGCAGATTAAAAAAGAAGTGCATAAAATCGCTGAACTGGTGCATATCGGTAATCTGCTGGAGCGAAAGCCGTCGCAGTTATCCGGCGGTCAGCAACAGCGGGTGGCCCTGAGCCGGGCGCTGGTTCGTAAACCGGATGTACTGTTGCTGGACGAACCGCTGGCCAATCTGGATGCCAAGCTGCGGCTGGAAATGCGCTCTGAAATCCGCCGTATTCAGCAGGAAACCGGCATCACGGCGATTCTGGTGACCCATGATCAGGTCGAGGCCATGTCCATGTGTGACCGCATCGCCCTGATGGATCACGGCAAGATTCTGCAGGTCACCACGCCGAACGACATGTACCACAACCCGCAGACGGATTTCGTTGCAGGCTTCCTCGGTAATCCGCCGATTGCCTTTCTGGACGGAACCATTGCCAACGGTCAGATCCGGCTGAAAGACTCTGCCATTCACTTGCCGATGCCATCCCGGGTACCGGCTCAGCCGGACGGCAAGATCGTGCGTTTAGGCGTGCGCCCTGAATACTTCGGTAATGAAGCAGGTATTGAATTGCAGGGGGAAGTCAGCTTTGTGGAAACCCAGGGGCGGGAAAATCTTTACGATGTCCGGCTGGGGAACGGTGCTGTGCTGCGGTCTATTCAGCCGGTACGGGCAAATGCAGCTCTGGGAGACAGCGTCAGCTGGCCGCTGAATACCGAACAGGTACTGATCTTTGATGAGCAGGGGCAGCGGGTTGCATGA
- a CDS encoding carbohydrate ABC transporter permease: MSDKNSSNFKSWPVTLILGLFSVPLLVMYLYLFIDTFTNTAPGSLIPNELTLEHWRFLWETDPGTVSIWQVTLNTLIFASVMTLVILSVSLTAGYALSRLNMPFRRFFLAGVLTLHAFPTVTLVIALFIVLQFLGLYNTLIGVIFIKAALMLPFGIWVMKGFYDTVPWEIEMAGVQDGASRFMVWRLLVLPQIKPGLIALGVFSFLEGWSEYLMPQIFAPEADVQVLSVYLASLIADDQKFDFNLFKSIGLFYVLPVIVLYLVFQNKLMNIYGGGSKG, translated from the coding sequence ATGTCTGATAAAAACAGCAGTAACTTTAAGAGCTGGCCGGTCACCCTGATTCTGGGGCTGTTTTCAGTCCCGCTGCTGGTGATGTATCTGTATCTGTTCATCGATACCTTTACCAACACCGCGCCCGGTTCGCTGATACCCAATGAACTGACGCTGGAACACTGGCGTTTTCTGTGGGAAACCGACCCGGGTACCGTGAGTATCTGGCAGGTGACCCTGAATACGCTGATCTTTGCTTCAGTAATGACGCTGGTGATTCTGTCGGTGTCTCTGACGGCAGGCTATGCGCTTTCCCGTCTGAATATGCCGTTCCGCCGTTTCTTTCTGGCGGGAGTGTTAACCCTGCATGCATTTCCGACGGTTACGCTGGTGATCGCACTGTTTATCGTGCTGCAGTTTCTGGGCCTGTATAACACCCTGATCGGGGTGATCTTTATCAAGGCGGCCCTGATGTTGCCGTTCGGCATCTGGGTGATGAAAGGGTTTTATGACACGGTGCCCTGGGAAATCGAAATGGCCGGCGTACAGGACGGTGCCAGCCGCTTCATGGTGTGGCGTCTGCTGGTGTTACCGCAGATTAAACCGGGACTGATCGCGCTGGGCGTGTTTTCCTTCCTGGAAGGCTGGAGTGAATACCTGATGCCGCAGATCTTTGCACCGGAAGCGGATGTGCAGGTGTTGTCGGTATATCTGGCTTCGCTGATCGCCGATGACCAGAAATTTGATTTCAACCTGTTTAAGTCCATCGGCCTGTTTTATGTGTTGCCGGTGATCGTTTTGTATCTGGTTTTCCAGAATAAGCTGATGAACATTTACGGTGGAGGCTCGAAAGGCTGA